atttgcatttgaagccttgagtttggcattttgactgtcgccatcttggatatttggagccagaagtgatgagaagtgaccaaatatggacaagagggtggagctgacgctgacgctagctgctagcttggttagcacggtgcatttacagtctatggttaactgtgaaaATGCTAATGCTTattttcactagcgaaaaacaggcttaaaaccattaaaacaaaatgtacttaaaaacagtaaaaactgaacattcCACTTCTTAGAGGgacttttagtacaaccaaatgctgaacaagacttttttaaggcaaccaaaatgttacagttaactttcatgaactgaaaacacactgaaatagctaCAGCTATGTTACCTAATCAtcatcatacatacatacaaaatgaacatcatgctatATTGAAGAAGACTGAAAACTAGCAATTAAAACCATAAATTCATTAGGAAAGcctttactgaggtaataaatcaagtagGATCATTTCCCATAGACTTCTATGCAATCTGACTTCCTTCTGGAGCCAGTGGACTCGCCacctgatggccattagagagaatgcaggtttaaggcacctctgcattggcttcacttttcagacctggaactACCTGCTTAGGCTGAACGCATCCTTTGTGGACTTTCTCTATGCAGCCATTGCAGACAGGGTGTAAGATTAGAGTTGAGTGATTTTGTTTGACAAAATACTCGAAAAAGTTAAATGCCATAGTCTTAGAACAGATCTTGATGGTTTAATTAGCTTATTTTGTTACATCACAACTaatcaaacacaacagaaaactTAATCATATGTCACTAAGAAAACAACCTGAAGTGCTGATtgttgtatgattttttttcatttgctgtaTGTTCATGCTGCACCAAGAACATGAGGTGTTGTCTTTAATCATGTCATAACTCCTGTATCTGGGCGGTCCCCTCAGAGTTATGTGTGTtcacaacagtatataaatcaGCTGTGTCCTGAAATATCATATTCCTTTGTATGTGACCAGAAAAGGCCAGCTCATATTTAActtttgaattatttaacaAAACTGAGCTGGAGTTCTCCTTCAAGCCCTGGGCCAGTCATGGCATTGGTGGCTGCCAAACTTCTTATGTTGCTTTCTCTCTTTGGGGGCAAAAGTGGCTCAGCTGCTCTGGATAACTGCGTTTTCATGGGGGAAGAGGAGACAAATAATCTGTACGAAGATGGAGATGTAGTTATAGGGGGCTTATTCCCTCTGCACTACagtcctctttcttctcttccaacatacaaaacaaaaccaacactAAGTACATATAAGTAGTGAGTAAATATTTGAATGCATCTTATAATAGTATCCATGTGTAgcacatacattttattttactatatttgtatttatagtacgttaatgtttatatctgtgctgctgtgtgattaaCTGCTTTTCACTACAGTTTCAGCTCCCGTGCCTTGCGCTGGATGCAGACCATGACTTTTGCAATCAAAGAGATCAACCAGCGCAATAACCTCCTGCCACACCTTAAGCTGGGTTTCCACATCCGTGACAGCGGTGACAACATACCTGCGTCTCTGAAAGCATCTTTACTACTGGTGAACGGTCAACCAGAGAGGGGCAAAGGTCTGGAGATAGACACTGACTCTAATTTAGGCTGTGGTGCCGTTAGCCAGGCTGTGTCCCCAGTAATTATAGGAGATGCTGGCTCTGGGGTGTCTATGGCTCTGCTAAGAAATCTAGGTTCTTTCCACATCCCCCTGGTGAGACTGCCTAAACTCTGATTTTGGTAATATTTATAGAGTATGTGTTTTGCCATGTAAAATCAGTCTCCTGTCATGTATAATCATTTGCCATTTTTCCATATATTTTGCTACTGTTGAGTAGACTTTCAAGTATATAGTGCTGTATTTGTAAATGTATCATTTATTATGCTTACAGTGTAAGCAGCTGGATAGTTAAATTGCTAGACTGCAAACTGCCATTTAAATTCAAGTGAAGCAGAAATTCTGCACCACTAAATGCTTTTAAAGACGGTGGTATTGTTTGGAGAAATTTGATACAGCCTTTTGAGTGAGCCAAAGTGTGCAGAGGGTTAACTATTGTTTGCTATTATACCAGGTGAGCTACTTTGCATCCTGCAGCTGTCTGAGTAACCAAAGAGAGTTCCCTACATTCATGCGGACCATGCCTAGTGATGCCTTCCAGATCAGAGCCCTGGCGCGCTTGGTTAGCTATTTCGGCTGGACCTGGGTGGGAGTCATTGGAGCTAAATCTGAATACGCTCGCTTTGCCATCCAGCTCTTCCTCCAGGAGTCAGTGCACTATGGTGTGTGTGCTGCCTACACACACCTCTACCCTGTAGCACTAAGTCAGCAAGATGTAGATGAGCTTCTTGATAATATTCAGGTATTGTGGGTCAATGCAAATTTCTCTTGCATACAAGGGgtagaaaaaataatataaactcCTGCAGTAAATACTACCTTTCAGAACCCtataatgttaaatattatGATTGTTTCAGAAATATGTTGATTCAACTCTGTCGTCATTTATCAGGCCTTACTATGCAATGTTATTGCATTGCAGcactgtataatgtataatcaTGAGAGGAAACAGGTGTTATCCTCCTGCACGGAATTTCATGTGGGTAAAGCACCCACCTaaaaaacatcatcactgtctttccccccaaaaaaaagtcagtaaCATTTGTCAGCCTATTGATTGTAAATAAAATTCACACATGAgctaattatttttctgttttagacATAAAGTGCcacattttttcctttctgttttttggaAATGCAGACTTTACTGTAtagtttgcagtgtttttaaaacaGCACTATAAACTATGTCCTTAAAAAGTATCATTAAGTAATTTCTCAAATTCACAGAAGGGCTTGCATGTACTGGATTGTCTCATCATGTCAGTTGTTGTCATCAGTATTaacaataattacattttcactgtttagGTGGCATCCTCCAAGGTCATCATTAACTTTTCTAGTGAATCAGAGCTTCAGACCATTCTGAGAGAAATCAGACGTCGAAACATAACCGACCTGCAGTGGATTGCCAGTGAGGCCTGGTCCACTGCCAAATCACTCTGGGAAAAATTTGGAGATCTCCTGACGGGAACATTAGGATTTGCTATCCGGAGGGCAGAAGCAATTCCAGGGTTGAAGCAACACCTCATCAGTCTCAGACCATCGTACATACATGACTCAGCTTACCTGGCAGAATTTTGGGAAGAGATGTTTAACTGTCGGCTAAATGGGTCCGTGAACAGCCACTCTCACGGGGTCGACAAATACCTAGACAGATGTCCATGTAAAGGGACGGAGGATTTAAAGGATGTTTACTCTCCTTATTCTGATGTAACACAGCTAAGAGTGTCATATAATGTTTACAAGGCTGTGTATCTTGTAGCCCATGCATTGCAAGATATGAGTGACTGCATAATTGGACAGGGGCCTTTCCTTAACGGCACCTGTGCAGACCCTAAGAATTTTCAATCTTGGCAGGTAAGAGATATTCTCAGGATcagtagatttttttaaaaggctgaGAAAGAAGTAAAATTCACCATAGTTTGTGTTTAGTTAACCTGTTTTCATCTTCTCTCAGCTCATCCACTACATGAAGCATACAAATTTTTCTGCACTTGGAGAAAAAGTCAGCTTTGATCAAAATGGTGACCCCATCGCTTACTATGATCTCCTTAACTGGCAGAGGATGCCTGATGGCTCACTACATTTGGTTAAAGTAGGCTTCTATGATGCCTCATTGCCTGATGGATACAGCCTGGTGATAAATGACTCAGTGATTCAGTGGCCTGTTGGGAAGAAGGTGTGTTCTCTGCAAACAGGCTTGAGGCCATGTTCACCCCTTAGACTGTTGTATGTACTGTTGATCAACACATCAGCCAATCTGCTCTTATTACTGTGCAATATAATGTATTGTTAAACATGTAGGTACCCCCTGAAAGAGTTCAAAGAGAAGTATAACCTACTCAAGCTGAAATTTCATATGAATGCTGTAAACATGAACCACATTAATAACCTAATATTCTGATAACAATTTGCATTTAGTTGCAATAACCATTTTAATACCCACATTTGTGAATGGGTAATTGCAGAGGTGATTacaaaaaattgtattttgcaAATAATTTTCATTATGGTAATTTATACATGTATTAATGCTATTTATATCACATTTGTAGGGCAAACACAGCTATTAATTTCATTAGACTTGCTACGAAGAATATGTCAGAAATACAGTAATCACAATTACAAGAAAGAAATACTGCTACATATTATGATATTATGTTTTTGGGGATTGGATGATGATAAACTGAGTGCTCTGGTAATCATctggtaatgaaaataattcactTATTGTGTAACTGGATTGTTACACAATTACTGCCTCGTAATTATCTTGTTAATTCTTTTATAAAATTATGACCACTTAATTGTCTTCAGTTGTAGTTGTAACAGATCATCAATAGGTCACACTTAGTTTCTCCCTCTTTAGTTCACATAATTATCATCACTTTGAGTCTGTATCTGaactacactacactactgCAGGGACAGAAGTGTATAGTCACATTGATTGAAATCAGTGTCTTTCTGAGTGGCTGAACTCTGCCTCTCAGGCTTCCCGGTCTGTTTGCAGTGACACTTGTCCTCCAGGTTCCCGCATCGCCAGGAGGAAGGGGGAACCCATCTGCTGTTTTGACTGTGTCCCCTGTGCTGAGGGAGAAGTTAGTTATGAAAATGGTGTGTTGagttctttcattttttaacacattcccctaaattatataaatacagaTTGACATGTATTAATCTAAAGGTAGAGTCTCTACATTAAAAtgtccttttctctctccagaTTCTTTAGAATGCTCACGCTGCTCAGAGGACAGATGGTCCAATAAAGCCAGAGATCTCTGTATCCCAAAGACAATTGAGTTCCTTTCTTACCATGAAATAATGGGTATTGTGCTGTGTGTGGTATCTGTCCTTGGAGCTTGCATTTCCCTCTCCATCCTTGCCCTATTCTTCATGTATAAAGACACACCATTGGTTCGGGCAAACAACATGGAATTGAGCTTCCTTTTCTTGGTGTTTCTTGCCGTATGTTTCCTTGTTGGCCTGTTGTTCATCGGAGAGCCCTCAGACTGGCTTTGCCGCTTCAGGTACCCAGCATTTGGGATCAGTTTTGCCCTCTGCATTTCATGCCTCCTGGCCAAGACAGGGGTGGTCCTAATGGCCTTTAGGTCCACACTGCCAGGAAGTAATGTCATGAAATGGTTTGGACCAAAACAGCAGAGAGCCAGTGTGTTTTTAGGAACAGCTGTCCAGGTAAAAATACTATCCGAAAATCAGCAATTTATAAATATCTTTTCAACTGTGctgattaaaataaacatcttgCTGTTTTCCCCATTGATCAGGTAATAATCTGTCTTATCTGGCTGATCAGCAGTCCACCTCATGCCCACAATAATACGGATTACCATAGTGCTACCATCATCATCGAGTGCGTTACTGGCTCAGAGGTTGGCTTCTGGTGCGTTCTTGGATACATCGGCATCCTGGCCTGTATGTGCTTCTTAATGGCTTTTCTGGCTCGGAAGTTGCCTGATAATTTTAACGAGGCAAAGTTCATCACCTTCAGCATGCTGATATTCTTTGCAGTGTGGATTACTTTTATTCCAGTTTATGTGAGCACAGCTGGGAAGTACACGGTGGCTGTCCACGTCTTTGCTATTTTAACTTCGAGCTTTGGTctccttttttgcatttttgctccAAAGTGCTATATCATAATTCTGAAACCAGAAGAAAACTCCAAGAAGAAAATGATgcacaaatgaaaatgacagcACATTACATGTGTTAAAATAGAATTTACATGTATAATAAAGTAATTTGTAAGAAATGACTTTATGTTATATGAACTATTAAAGATTTATGCTGGAAATGCAATAAGGCTATCCTTTTTGAAATACGTTTGCTGAAGTACAGGgtaaacatgttttcacttcACAAACTTATGGTGGCCCTGAGACCTCAGTGCACTGCATCAAcagcaaattaagaaaatatcTTCACCAATTTGTCAATACGTGCAACATTTAGAAAACACGCTGCAAATtcagacaacacaacacaatacaaacaacacaacacattacagaaatGCGCTGCAAATAAAGACACAACAgataaatatacacaataaataaaaataacagaagtGTTTCCAGAAGACACTTAAAAGTGACAAATGTGTGTGGACATGCAAtcacaatattaaaataaaccaaaaacactAATATTTTAGCTCATTTAGATAGCTCACTTCAATAACACCATGAGTCATGAACCATGGCAACAACAAGCATGTCCAGATGTGTTCATCACTTTGGAAACActtctgttgtgtttatgtAATGTGTATATTTATCTGTTGTGTCTTTTGCAGAGCatttctgtaatgtgttgtcTGTATTTGCAGCGCGTTATTGTAATGTGTTGTATtgtctgtattgtattgtgtctGAATTTGCAGCATGTTGTCAAAGTGATGAAGATGTTTCttaatttgtttgtattttgtctatgtggatgtgttttttttaatttgcagtgCGTTAAGCTCTCAGGGCCACCATACAAACCGTTCTATAATGAtgcaaatatttactgtatgttgaaaCTTAGTTAAAACGTTCTAATTGTAAAATTctataaacacatacaaacacaatgaTTAAATTGAGTTATTTGAGTTTATATTATAAGCTATATATAGCTTTTACTTTTGCAGAACATCTCTCTAAACTATCAGCATAGAGCACTGTGTTGTCCGTATGTctgtaatatttaatttaaaaattgtatttgtcACTctaaatgatgataataaacaCTCACAGACAATGACAgagttttttaatttttattattatttttttattggcactaatatgaatgtaatttgaGTCTCAAAgtttataaacatttttttactatCATCATTTTAAGGATGATAGAGActatatattaaaaaagaaaaaaaaagatgttagttttttttaaatatggaaCATTTGTCATACTTATGGATGCAGACTCTGTATTATATCAAACATTACATCATCTCGCTTCACTCACATACAGTTACATAAACAGTACGTTACATAAAAGTATGCAGGACAGTGTCATCAATTAAGAAATCATAGTTTTCCCATAATATGCTTCTTGGTATTTCTCTCTGGCTTTATCAATATTATGTGACATTTAGgtgcaaaaatgcaaattaataaaCCATATGCTGAAGACAAAATTgcaaatatctcaacagctacaGTGAACTTTCCAGGGGAGCTGACATATGCTGGGATAAAAGTGATCCAGACAGCACAGAATATCAGCATGCTAAAGGTGATAAATTTGGCTTCATTAAAGTTATCAGGCAACTTTCTTGCTAGAAATGCCAGGACCAAACATATTATTGCAAGAAGCCCTATGTACCCCAGCACTGCATAGAAAGCAGCCTCAGAGCCAGTGTTGCACTCTAAAACAATCTTCTTATTGCTGTATCTGAAAACCATGTCTGGGAAAGGTGGGTTTAACTTTAGCCACAACACACATATTACTATCTGAATTAAAGTGCATGAGCAAACTATGATCCGTTGCTGTGAAGGACCAAACTTTCTTGCAACTTTGCTGCCAGGAACCGTGGCTTTGAAAGCTGTAACCACAACAATAGTCTTTCCCAAGACACAGGAAATACAGAGTGCAAATGTCACTCCAAAAGCTGTGTGGCGCAGCATGCAAGTCCAGACTGTAGGTCTGCCGATGAAAGTGAGGggacagagaaaacacaaagaaagagaaaacagcaaaaaacagcTCAGCTCAGAGTTGCTGGCCTTTATCACAGGGGTGTCTCTGGAGCGGATAAAGATGGT
This is a stretch of genomic DNA from Thunnus albacares chromosome 6, fThuAlb1.1, whole genome shotgun sequence. It encodes these proteins:
- the LOC122984183 gene encoding extracellular calcium-sensing receptor-like, which translates into the protein MALVAAKLLMLLSLFGGKSGSAALDNCVFMGEEETNNLYEDGDVVIGGLFPLHYSPLSSLPTYKTKPTLSTYNFSSRALRWMQTMTFAIKEINQRNNLLPHLKLGFHIRDSGDNIPASLKASLLLVNGQPERGKGLEIDTDSNLGCGAVSQAVSPVIIGDAGSGVSMALLRNLGSFHIPLVSYFASCSCLSNQREFPTFMRTMPSDAFQIRALARLVSYFGWTWVGVIGAKSEYARFAIQLFLQESVHYGVCAAYTHLYPVALSQQDVDELLDNIQVASSKVIINFSSESELQTILREIRRRNITDLQWIASEAWSTAKSLWEKFGDLLTGTLGFAIRRAEAIPGLKQHLISLRPSYIHDSAYLAEFWEEMFNCRLNGSVNSHSHGVDKYLDRCPCKGTEDLKDVYSPYSDVTQLRVSYNVYKAVYLVAHALQDMSDCIIGQGPFLNGTCADPKNFQSWQLIHYMKHTNFSALGEKVSFDQNGDPIAYYDLLNWQRMPDGSLHLVKVGFYDASLPDGYSLVINDSVIQWPVGKKASRSVCSDTCPPGSRIARRKGEPICCFDCVPCAEGEVSYENDSLECSRCSEDRWSNKARDLCIPKTIEFLSYHEIMGIVLCVVSVLGACISLSILALFFMYKDTPLVRANNMELSFLFLVFLAVCFLVGLLFIGEPSDWLCRFRYPAFGISFALCISCLLAKTGVVLMAFRSTLPGSNVMKWFGPKQQRASVFLGTAVQVIICLIWLISSPPHAHNNTDYHSATIIIECVTGSEVGFWCVLGYIGILACMCFLMAFLARKLPDNFNEAKFITFSMLIFFAVWITFIPVYVSTAGKYTVAVHVFAILTSSFGLLFCIFAPKCYIIILKPEENSKKKMMHK